Proteins encoded in a region of the Streptomyces sp. NBC_00258 genome:
- a CDS encoding AAA family ATPase, which produces MNDWRIYRGVGQPHDGVRQLPPPPPWRDFAAAPDRPESGPDDPSSARRLGVRRRLVENYAPRPAEVDAVNAALYLRRPLLVTGNPGTGKSTLAYAVAHELGLGRVLRWPVVSRTTLQDGLYRYDAIGRLQDVQLERAQGATAAPAAAPSGIGSYVRLGPLGTALLPAEVPRVLLIDELDKSDLDLPNDLLNTLEEGEFAIPELERVADREPVVEVLTHDGRRVPVHGGRVACTAFPLIILTSNGERDFPAPLLRRCIQLELEPPGEEQLTAMVEAHLGGESVEAGRDLIDRFLDREPGEVVAADQLLNALFLTQHTPHAERLTRERIADLLMHPLDRSR; this is translated from the coding sequence GTGAACGACTGGCGGATCTACCGAGGGGTGGGTCAGCCGCACGACGGTGTGCGGCAGTTACCCCCGCCGCCCCCTTGGCGGGACTTCGCGGCGGCACCCGACCGACCCGAGTCCGGACCGGACGACCCCAGCAGCGCCCGCCGGCTCGGCGTACGGCGGCGCCTCGTCGAGAACTACGCGCCCCGGCCCGCCGAGGTCGACGCCGTCAACGCGGCCCTCTATCTGCGCCGCCCCCTCCTCGTCACCGGCAACCCGGGCACGGGCAAGTCCACCCTCGCCTACGCGGTGGCCCACGAGCTGGGCCTCGGCCGGGTTCTGCGCTGGCCCGTCGTCAGCCGCACCACGCTCCAGGACGGCCTGTACCGCTACGACGCCATCGGCCGCCTCCAGGACGTCCAGCTGGAGCGGGCCCAGGGCGCCACCGCCGCGCCGGCGGCCGCCCCGTCCGGCATCGGATCGTACGTACGACTCGGCCCCCTCGGCACCGCGCTGCTGCCCGCCGAGGTGCCCCGCGTCCTGCTGATCGACGAGCTCGACAAGAGCGACCTCGATCTGCCCAACGACCTTCTGAACACGCTGGAGGAGGGCGAGTTCGCCATCCCCGAGCTGGAGCGCGTGGCCGACCGCGAACCCGTCGTGGAGGTGCTCACCCACGACGGCCGCCGCGTACCCGTGCACGGTGGACGCGTCGCCTGCACCGCCTTCCCGCTCATCATCCTGACGTCCAACGGGGAGAGGGACTTCCCCGCGCCCCTCCTGCGGCGCTGCATCCAGCTGGAGCTCGAACCGCCAGGTGAGGAACAGCTCACCGCCATGGTCGAGGCGCACCTCGGCGGCGAGAGCGTCGAGGCGGGCCGCGATCTCATCGACCGCTTCCTCGACCGGGAGCCCGGCGAGGTCGTCGCCGCGGACCAACTGCTCAACGCCCTCTTCCTCACCCAGCACACCCCCCACGCGGAGCGCCTCACCCGCGAGCGGATCGCGGACCTGCTCATGCACCCACTCGACCGCTCGCGGTGA